The genomic interval AAAAACAGAAAGATTTTGAACAACTTTTTTCTGCCCGACAAACTCACGAATACGCGTTGGGCGAAGCGTCTGTTCAAAATCGGTATCACTGTCAGAAGCGTCTAAAAGAGGGTTTTGCAAAATAAAATGCTTAATGAGTTAACTTTTAGAAGACAGATTAAATTAACTCATTATTTGCAAAGTGTCGAAGCTTTATTAGTTGTCTTTTATCTGCTGCTCAAAGTTGTCAAAGTCAACATTACCGAGTTTATGATCCAGTTTTCGCAGGATTCTAAATGCAGAATCCCGATAAATGCCGTCCATTGCATAAGTAGTATGAATAGCTTCGCGGGCTTTTTCCAGCTTGTTAAGATTCATATATGCATTACCCAGATACCAATATCCCTTTTCCTTGGTGACGGGTTTATCCTTAACCTTTTTGGTTACCTGCTCTAGTGCAGTAATAGCATTAACATAATCCCCCGAATTATATAGAATAATTCCTTTATTGAGATATGCCTGTACAGCAGCCGGCTCATTGGGATATGAACGAATAATCTTATCGTATTCAGCAATTGCTTTTTTAAGATCTCCCGAAATAGCTGCTTTAAATCCCCGGTTTAAAAGAGAATCAGATGGTGCAGTATTACCCTTTTGGGCTCGCATTACCGGCGCCGAAGAAAGATTCTTGGAAATATTGATATTACCAATAGCTAATTCTTGTATTGTTTGATTGGTATCAACCTGCAAAAAGTTAATAGCTACTATAAGTACAGCCACCGCTGCCGCTGCAGCCGTCCATTTCCAGGATTCTTTTAGCGAATAAATAATTCCGTTTTCATTGGCAGAAGATTCTTGCGATGGATTTTCAGCCTTAGCACGATCAGCAACAATAGACTTAACACCGAGTTCTGTCTCCAGCAAATCAATATATTCGGGCTGTTGTAAAAGATCTTCCCACAACTCTTGGCTCTCTTCTTCAGAAAGCTGGCCTTTTATATAAGCATCAATTTTTTGTTCTAGTTCTAAGTCTCTTGACATCTTGTGCGTAATCAAAAGTTAATATTAGTGCTTTAAATGCTTTGAAAGTACTTTAGTTCAACGGTTTATTAAGTAAGACCCTTGAAAAGACCCATCCTTACATTATAATTTGCTTTTTTCTCTATAACATTCGTTTAGTTTTTTTATCAAGCGGTGTTTTCGGGTCCAGGCATTGTTTATACTGATATCAAATTCTGCAGCTACCTTTTTTGTGTGGGCATCAGGGTGGTCAAACCAATACTGCATAAATCGCTGATATTCTTCTTTTAATTGATTCATGCACCATCTGAGAAGCTTTTTTTGCTCTTCATCAAGCAGCGACTGTAGCTGCTGCGGAGCCTGGCTTTGCGTTTCTGATACCTCTTCCATAGAGGTCTCTCTGCGTTTTTTCTGCATCTTGAGATAATTATTGCGACAGGTGGTTAATATATAAGAGACAATTCGCTTGGGGTCATCAATACGGTCAGACTTAATAACTTCAAGAGAATCAATCAGTGAATCTTGGGCACAATCCTCCGCATCGGCATCAGTGGCATTCATGTGGATACGCAGAAATGCCATTAACCGGGGCCGCAATGCCTCAACCAGCCGATTTACCTCCTCAGAATCATTTTCTTTAAGGGCAGTAACTAATTTCGTATAGTCCATGAACTAACTTATTCAGGCCAATCAATTTACATCAGTATAAAGATTTATGTCGTAATAAACAGGTATATAAAATTAGGTAGTAAATGCCGTAAATATTTCCTTTTTTATATTAGAGATTAATTTTAGCAGTCAATTATTAATATGTATCGTGTTCAGCTTAAAAATTTTGAAGGTCCGTTAGACCTGCTGCTGTTTTTTATCAAGCGTGATGAGCTCGATATTTACGATATCCCCATCTCATATATCACCAACCAGTTTTTAGAGTATATCAACCTGCTCGAGGAACTTGACCTCGATGTTGCCAGTGAATTTATCCTAATGGCTAGTATGCTGATGTCGATCAAAGCCAAGATGATGCTGCCCCAAGAAGAAAGTGATGATAAACTTGATGAACACGATCCCCGCTATGAGTTGGTACAACAATTGCTTGAATACAAGCGATATAAAGAGATGGCTGGTAGGATGGAGGATATTGAAGAAGAAGCTCAAAAACGACACTTCCGCGGCAATCATGAGGTAGATCAGGTCAATAAACAAGCCACGGGGGAGGCCCTTCAAGATGTTACAATGTTCGACCTGATGACGGCTTTTAATAACATCCTAGCCGAAGTTAAGCAACGAGATACCGTTCATCACGTAGAAAAAATTGAATACACTGTTGAAGAACAGTCCGAATATGTCATAAACAGCCTGCGTGAGAGAGGACGCACGGCTTTTCGTACCTTTTGTGAAGAGCTGGAAACACGAGCAAAAATTGTAGTTACTTTCCTGGCTATCTTAGAGATGCTCAAAGAGCGACAAATTAACCTTTATGTTGAGGATCATGACCCTACAAAGTTTTACCTCGATCTGAAACCTGTGGACGAGATCGTCCGTACGAATTAACACGCTAACATTTTAATACTAATTCATTTCTAATTTATGAAACGCTATATCCTTGCTGTAATTATTGGTGCGGCAGTAACTGTAATTATTAGCTGCAGCGGAACTGAGCAAGCCCAGAAGCAACAAACAAAGCCAATCATTAATACCGATAGCTTACTCAGTTATCAGGATAATATTTCTACAAGATATATGCGGAGGCATCTTTCTGCCTTTTCGGCTGATTCGATGAAGGGCCGAGATACTGGCACTCCGGCAGAAGATAAAGCAGCCCGCTATCTTGCTCATCAATATCGAAAATTAGGATTGCAGCCCGTAGGTGATAATAACAGTTATTTCCAGCATTTTGATCTTAATGCTACCAAAACCGACAGCATTGTCTATAAACTGTTTGCTACCAGTGATGAGCAAAAACTTGTTGATTACTCAACAGCGAGCAAAAACAGCAGCGCACATTTCATTCGTCAGTTTGGTGGTACCGATTCGCTGCAGGGCAAAATTGTATTCGCTGGTTTTGGCGTTGATGACAGTAAAAACGATATCCAAAATTTACAAGGCGTAACCCTCAAGGATAAATGGGTGATGGTCTTTGGAAATATCCCTCATATTGTAGAAGGAGATACTCTTATTGATCCAACCATCGATGCTCGTGCCCGCTTTCAGTCTATTATGGATCGTGGTGCCGAAGGCATTCTGCTTATACCGGAAAAATCTTCTGATTTTAGCAAGGTTGCCCGCCAGCAACAGTCTAACTTTGGCAAACTATCGGATCTCAAACTTGCTTATCGCGATGATGGATCCGGTTCTTCAGGCGGATTCAGTAAGGGATATAACATCATCAAACCGGCTCTTGCAGCACAACTGCTCGATATTGAATCAAAGTCGGCATTAGAAGATTATCGGCAACAACTGATTGACAACATTGCCAGCTTTCAACCGGACCAATTAAACTATAAGCTTTCACACGTTCCGTATACAGCTAAAGAGAAAGTAACCTCCAAAAACGTGCTCGCTTTCTACGAAGGCGCCGATCCTAAACTGAAAGATGAAGTAGTAGTCATGACCTCTCACTACGACCATCTGGGTATCGGCCAGCCCGACTCTACCGGTGATCGTATTTACAATGGTGCTGACGATGATGGCAGCGGTACCATTGGGATATTAAATGTTGCACGAGCCTTTGCTAATGCCGGAGACAATGGAGTGAAGCCCAAACGTAGCATCCTGTTTCTTCATGTGTCCGGAGAAGAAAAGGGCTTACTCGGCTCGCGCTACTATTCCGACCATCCTGTTTTTCCAATGGAAAAAACCGTAGCCGATATTAATACAGACATGATTGGACGCATTGACAAGAAACATAAAAAGCAGGGGACCGAGGAGTATTCCTATATCATTGGCGGAGATATTATTTCATCACAACTGGACAGCCTTATCAATGCTGGTAACAAAAAATCTGGCCAAATTACGCTGAGTGACCGCTATAATGACCTGCAGGATCCCAACCAGTTTTACCGGCGCAGTGATCACTGGCATTTTGGTCGCAAGGGGGTGCCTTTTGTGTTCTTCTTTAGCGGTGTACATGAAGATTATCATCGTCCCTCGGATGAAGTACATAAAATTCGCTTTGATAAAATGTCTAAGATAGTTCGTACGATGTATGGCTCTGCAGTAATGATTGCAAACACAGAAAACCCACCGGCCGTTGATAATCAAGCGTTTATTGAAAAAACAAAAGGTGACAATTAAAATACTTACTTTTCTTTATCTATTGTCCCGAATCCTTAGTTGTTAGGGATTCGGGATATTTTATATTAGGCAAGCACTGACTTTTCTTATAGAAGTTTTAATGCAACAGCCACCTTTTTTCTCTCCTCACAAACTATTTTTTGGCCTTATCTATTTCTTAACCTCTAACAGGTTATTAAGAATAATAACTAAATATTAATTTCCATTCCTTAACATACTAAACGTTTTGTCATTTCACAGCGTTATGATAACTTGATTCTTAACCGTAAGGCTATGGAAAAACTAAAAAAATATTTACGTGAGCCTATCAACAGCATTACCCATGGCGTGGGTGCCATTGCTGCAATTTGTTGGACTCTTTTTTTACTGTATGAGGCCATAAATCAACAATTAAGTAGCCATATTATTTCTTTTTTGATCTTTGGGATAAGCATGGTTCTACTATATACCGTCAGCTCTCTCTATCATGCACTACACATCAAAGAGAAAACGTTAGAACTTTTTCGAAAACTCGATCACTGCATGATTTATGTACTCA from Fodinibius salinus carries:
- a CDS encoding tetratricopeptide repeat protein, with the protein product MSRDLELEQKIDAYIKGQLSEEESQELWEDLLQQPEYIDLLETELGVKSIVADRAKAENPSQESSANENGIIYSLKESWKWTAAAAAVAVLIVAINFLQVDTNQTIQELAIGNINISKNLSSAPVMRAQKGNTAPSDSLLNRGFKAAISGDLKKAIAEYDKIIRSYPNEPAAVQAYLNKGIILYNSGDYVNAITALEQVTKKVKDKPVTKEKGYWYLGNAYMNLNKLEKAREAIHTTYAMDGIYRDSAFRILRKLDHKLGNVDFDNFEQQIKDN
- a CDS encoding RNA polymerase sigma factor; the protein is MDYTKLVTALKENDSEEVNRLVEALRPRLMAFLRIHMNATDADAEDCAQDSLIDSLEVIKSDRIDDPKRIVSYILTTCRNNYLKMQKKRRETSMEEVSETQSQAPQQLQSLLDEEQKKLLRWCMNQLKEEYQRFMQYWFDHPDAHTKKVAAEFDISINNAWTRKHRLIKKLNECYREKSKL
- a CDS encoding segregation and condensation protein A, which encodes MYRVQLKNFEGPLDLLLFFIKRDELDIYDIPISYITNQFLEYINLLEELDLDVASEFILMASMLMSIKAKMMLPQEESDDKLDEHDPRYELVQQLLEYKRYKEMAGRMEDIEEEAQKRHFRGNHEVDQVNKQATGEALQDVTMFDLMTAFNNILAEVKQRDTVHHVEKIEYTVEEQSEYVINSLRERGRTAFRTFCEELETRAKIVVTFLAILEMLKERQINLYVEDHDPTKFYLDLKPVDEIVRTN
- a CDS encoding M28 family peptidase, which gives rise to MKRYILAVIIGAAVTVIISCSGTEQAQKQQTKPIINTDSLLSYQDNISTRYMRRHLSAFSADSMKGRDTGTPAEDKAARYLAHQYRKLGLQPVGDNNSYFQHFDLNATKTDSIVYKLFATSDEQKLVDYSTASKNSSAHFIRQFGGTDSLQGKIVFAGFGVDDSKNDIQNLQGVTLKDKWVMVFGNIPHIVEGDTLIDPTIDARARFQSIMDRGAEGILLIPEKSSDFSKVARQQQSNFGKLSDLKLAYRDDGSGSSGGFSKGYNIIKPALAAQLLDIESKSALEDYRQQLIDNIASFQPDQLNYKLSHVPYTAKEKVTSKNVLAFYEGADPKLKDEVVVMTSHYDHLGIGQPDSTGDRIYNGADDDGSGTIGILNVARAFANAGDNGVKPKRSILFLHVSGEEKGLLGSRYYSDHPVFPMEKTVADINTDMIGRIDKKHKKQGTEEYSYIIGGDIISSQLDSLINAGNKKSGQITLSDRYNDLQDPNQFYRRSDHWHFGRKGVPFVFFFSGVHEDYHRPSDEVHKIRFDKMSKIVRTMYGSAVMIANTENPPAVDNQAFIEKTKGDN